One region of Clostridiales bacterium genomic DNA includes:
- a CDS encoding dihydrofolate reductase — protein sequence MDAIVAVYADWGIGAKGTQPLVIPADRRRFRELTMGAAVIVGRRTLDDFPGGRPLPGRENLVLTRQNIVIEGAQVVHSQAEAAAAAAQYDRCFVIGGDSVFRQMFPHLTRVYVTKIDAAPHSDVFFPDLDADPAWRCVSAEPRAEHDGVGYQFCVYEKKEV from the coding sequence ATGGATGCGATCGTCGCCGTCTATGCCGACTGGGGCATCGGGGCCAAGGGCACGCAGCCGCTCGTGATCCCGGCCGACCGCCGCCGCTTCCGCGAGCTGACGATGGGCGCGGCCGTGATCGTCGGCCGACGCACGCTGGACGATTTTCCGGGCGGCAGGCCGCTGCCGGGGCGCGAAAACCTCGTGCTCACGCGGCAGAACATCGTGATCGAGGGCGCGCAGGTGGTACACTCCCAGGCGGAGGCCGCGGCCGCCGCCGCGCAGTATGACCGCTGCTTCGTCATCGGCGGAGACAGCGTGTTTCGGCAGATGTTCCCCCACCTGACGCGCGTATACGTCACGAAAATCGACGCCGCGCCCCACTCGGACGTGTTTTTTCCGGATCTGGACGCCGACCCCGCGTGGCGCTGCGTATCCGCCGAGCCGCGCGCGGAGCACGACGGCGTGGGCTATCAGTTTTGCGTGTACGAGAAAAAAGAAGTATAA
- a CDS encoding CPBP family intramembrane metalloprotease — MEHPNTAWTDPMPRGARIAGWVYFPIHAVVLPLTLGMLLLAVLGELPSDVTCNVLYYLCGLVFTLIAMWRFLRRSFDTMVGSILRCLGMMFAAYGIDVLLSLVLQLGTSLIGELPVPNNDAVTGLARTDYKRMIAVAVLMAPLVEECLFRGVVFGTIRPKSRFWAYAASIALFSLYHVWQYVLVYQDPKLLLSALAYVPVSAALTFCYEQTRSIWSPVFFHMCINALSLTVLAG; from the coding sequence GTGGAACATCCCAACACGGCGTGGACAGACCCCATGCCGCGCGGCGCGCGCATCGCGGGCTGGGTGTATTTCCCCATCCATGCGGTCGTGCTGCCGCTGACGCTCGGTATGCTGCTCCTGGCGGTGCTCGGTGAGCTGCCGTCGGACGTGACGTGCAACGTTTTGTACTATCTCTGCGGCCTTGTGTTCACGCTCATCGCCATGTGGCGGTTTCTGCGCCGCAGCTTTGACACGATGGTCGGCAGCATCCTGCGCTGCCTCGGCATGATGTTTGCCGCCTACGGCATCGACGTGCTGCTCTCGCTCGTGCTGCAGCTCGGCACGAGCCTCATCGGCGAGCTGCCCGTGCCGAACAACGATGCCGTGACCGGCCTCGCCCGGACGGACTACAAGCGCATGATCGCCGTCGCGGTGCTCATGGCGCCGCTCGTGGAGGAGTGCCTGTTTCGCGGCGTGGTCTTCGGCACGATCCGGCCGAAGAGCCGCTTTTGGGCCTATGCCGCGTCGATCGCGCTCTTCTCGCTCTACCATGTCTGGCAGTATGTGCTCGTGTATCAGGATCCGAAGCTGCTGCTCTCGGCGCTGGCGTATGTGCCGGTGTCGGCCGCGCTCACGTTCTGCTATGAGCAGACGCGCTCGATCTGGTCGCCGGTGTTTTTCCACATGTGCATCAACGCGCTCTCACTCACGGTGCTCGCCGGGTGA
- the thyA gene encoding thymidylate synthase, with protein sequence MSYADEVFIRNCRDILTHGVWDTDQAVRPHWEDDGAPAHTVKKFGIVNRYDLSKEFPLLTLRRTYWKTAVDELLWIWQQKSNNIHDLRGHIWDQWADETGSIGKAYGYQLGVKHQYPEGEFDQVDRVLYDLKHNPASRRILTNIYTFEDLHEMALYPCAYSMTFNVSGNTLNAILNQRSQDMLAANNWNVVQYAVLVHMFAQVSGLQAGELVHVIADAHIYDRHVPVIEQLIQNEPKPAPQFFIDPDVHDFYAFTRDSFRVEGYEYSEFTGKIPIAV encoded by the coding sequence ATGAGCTACGCAGACGAGGTCTTTATCCGCAACTGCCGCGACATTCTGACGCACGGCGTCTGGGACACCGATCAGGCGGTGCGCCCCCACTGGGAGGACGACGGCGCGCCGGCGCACACGGTCAAAAAGTTCGGCATCGTCAACCGCTATGACCTGTCCAAAGAATTTCCGCTGCTGACGTTGCGGCGGACCTACTGGAAGACCGCCGTGGACGAGCTGCTGTGGATCTGGCAGCAGAAGTCGAACAACATCCACGACCTGCGCGGCCACATCTGGGATCAGTGGGCCGACGAGACCGGCTCGATCGGCAAGGCCTACGGCTACCAGCTCGGCGTCAAGCACCAGTATCCCGAGGGTGAATTCGACCAGGTGGACCGCGTGCTCTACGACCTGAAGCACAACCCTGCCTCCCGCCGCATCCTGACGAATATTTATACGTTCGAGGATCTGCACGAGATGGCGCTCTATCCGTGCGCGTACTCGATGACGTTCAACGTCTCGGGCAACACGCTCAACGCCATCCTCAACCAGCGCAGCCAGGACATGCTCGCGGCGAACAACTGGAACGTCGTGCAGTACGCCGTGCTCGTGCACATGTTCGCGCAGGTGTCCGGTCTGCAGGCGGGCGAGCTGGTGCACGTCATTGCCGACGCGCACATCTACGACCGCCACGTGCCGGTCATCGAGCAGCTGATCCAGAACGAGCCGAAACCGGCACCGCAGTTTTTCATCGACCCGGACGTGCACGATTTTTACGCCTTCACCCGCGACAGCTTCCGCGTCGAGGGGTACGAATACAGCGAGTTCACGGGGAAGATCCCCATCGCGGTGTAA